CGTTCCGCCAGAATTTCGGCTGCAGCCACATGATTATCGGCCGCGACCACGCCGGTGTTGGCGACTATTACGGTCCGTTTGACGCGCAGAAGATCTTCCTCGAGATCCCGGAAGGCGCCTTGAAGTGCAAGAACCTGAACATCGACTGGACCTTCCACTGTTTCAAGTGCGGCGGCATGGCCTCTTTGAGAACCTGCCCCCACGGCAAAGCGGATCGACTCCTCCTGTCCGGTACGATGGTACGGAAGACTTTGAGCGAGGGCGGCGAGTTGCCCGGAGAGTTTTCTCGGCCGGAGGTTCTGGAAGTACTGAAAAAATACTACATGGATCTAGAAGAAAAGGTGGAAGTGAAGCTGCATGGCGCCGCGACCGGTGACGTCAACAAGAAGTAGGTCGTATCCAATGACGGCTATGAGAGGCCGCCTGGCGATGCAGGGTTGGATGACTCGGGAGCCAAGCACGTTTGATGTGGACCATGGAGTGCAAGAAATTCGGAAAGCATGGAAGATTTGTAACTCTTCCCGGTGGGTGGCCCCGGACAAGCGACGGGTTTGCCCATGAAGATCTTTTCAAGCCGGATTCCCCCTCTCGAGGGAGGGGGTCCGGTTTTCGCATTTAGCTGAAGATTGGATAACGAACGAAACAAACGATCTTGTTGAAAGGAGGTGGGCAAAAGAACGGTTTTTGCCATTTACGTGAACTCTCAACCTAAGACCATATAAACTCTATGTTTAGGAGGACACAGTATGCCGAGCTTTGTCATTTTGGAAAAATGCGACGGTTGCAAGGGTCAGGATAAGACCGCCTGCATGTACATTTGCCCGCAGGACCTGATGGTCCTGGATAAAGAAAAGATGAAAGCCTACAACCAGGATCCGTCCATGTGCTGGGAATGCTACAACTGCATTAAGATTTGCCCTCAGCAGGCAATGGACGTACGTGGTTATGCCGACTTTACGCCAATGGGCGCCAGCGTGGTTCCTCTGCGCGGTTCCGATTCCATTATGTGGACGGTGAAATTCCGCAACGGCACGATCAAGCGGTTCAAGTTCCCCATCCGTACCACGCCTGAAGGAACGGCTGAGCCTCTTGGCGGATTCGATGCAGGACCGGCGACGCTGGGCGATCAGTTGCTTATGACCGAACCGGTATCTCTGAGACTTGACAAATTGCCCGCGCTGTAAGCCGCGCGCTCATCAGTCCGAACAAGCAATAACCTGAGGAGGTAAACTCATGGCGAATTTCGAAACCGTAGAAGTGACCACTGATATACTGATTTGTGGCGGTGGCATGGCCGCGGCGGGCGCCGCTGTCGAGGCCGCTTACTGGGCCAAGAAAGAAGGACTCAAGGTTACATTGGTAGACAAGGCGGCCTTTGACCGCTCCGGCGCCGTGGCGATGGGTCTTTCGGCCATCAACCAGTACGTCGGCATTAACGAGGGCGCCAACACGTGTGAAGATTACGTTCATTACGTGCGCCAGGACCTCATGGGCGTTTCCCGTGAAGACCTGGTCTACAACATCGCCCGTCACGTGGACTCCACGGTCCACCTGTTCGAAAAATGGGGTCTGCCCATCTGGAAAGATGAAAACGGCAAGTACGTGCATGAAGGCCGGTGGCAGATCATGATCAACGGTGAATCCTACAAAGTGATCGTGGCGGAAGCCGCGAAAAATGCTTTGGGCAAAGACAATATCTACGAGCGCGTTTTCATCGTCGAGCCGATTATGGACGGCGATCGCGTAGCCGGCGCCGTAGGCTTCAGCACGCGTGAAAACAAGTTCTACGTATTCAAGGCCAAAGCGGTCCTGGCCGCCATGGGCGGTGCCGTTCACGTGTTCCGTCCGCGGTCCGTTGGTGAAGGTCTTGGTCGTTCCTGGTATCCTCCGTTCAACACCGGTTCCAGCGCGTACTTCACCATCCGCGCCGGCGCTGAGATGACCTGTCAGGAAGTACGGTTCATTCCCGTCCGCTTCAAAGACGCGTATGGCCCGGTCGGTGCGTGGTTCTTGCTGTTCAAGTCCCGCGCCACCAGCGCCAGCGGCGGCGAGTACATGGTCGAGCGCAAGGCCGTGCTGAACAACTGGGCTCCGTACGGATTGGCCAAGCCGATTCCGGCCAACCTGAGAAACTACCTTGGCATGTTGGATGTGGATGCGGGCCTTGGGCCGCTGTACATGGAAACCGCTGAAGCCATCCAGAAGATCGCCGAGCAGGCCCCGGATGAGAAAGCGTTCAAGAAGAAAATGAAAGCCCTGGAAGCCGAAGCATGGGAAGACTTCCTGGATATGACCATCTCCCAGGCCATCCTGTGGGCTGCCAGCAACATCGCTCCCGAAGAGTGCCGCTCCGAAATCGCCGCTTGCGAGCCTTACTTCATCGGTTCCCACTCCGGCGCCTCCGGCGCCTGGGTCAGCGGTCCCGAAGATATCGCTCCTGCCGCGTACAAGTGGGGCTATAGCAACATGACCACGGTCAAAGGCCTGTTCGCGGCCGGCGACGCTTCCGGTGCTTCCAGCCACAAGTTCTCTTCCGGTTCCCATGCGGAAGGCCGCATCACCGCTAAGTCCATGGTGAAGTTTGTTAAA
The Deltaproteobacteria bacterium DNA segment above includes these coding regions:
- the aprB gene encoding adenylyl-sulfate reductase subunit beta gives rise to the protein MPSFVILEKCDGCKGQDKTACMYICPQDLMVLDKEKMKAYNQDPSMCWECYNCIKICPQQAMDVRGYADFTPMGASVVPLRGSDSIMWTVKFRNGTIKRFKFPIRTTPEGTAEPLGGFDAGPATLGDQLLMTEPVSLRLDKLPAL
- the aprA gene encoding adenylyl-sulfate reductase subunit alpha, which produces MANFETVEVTTDILICGGGMAAAGAAVEAAYWAKKEGLKVTLVDKAAFDRSGAVAMGLSAINQYVGINEGANTCEDYVHYVRQDLMGVSREDLVYNIARHVDSTVHLFEKWGLPIWKDENGKYVHEGRWQIMINGESYKVIVAEAAKNALGKDNIYERVFIVEPIMDGDRVAGAVGFSTRENKFYVFKAKAVLAAMGGAVHVFRPRSVGEGLGRSWYPPFNTGSSAYFTIRAGAEMTCQEVRFIPVRFKDAYGPVGAWFLLFKSRATSASGGEYMVERKAVLNNWAPYGLAKPIPANLRNYLGMLDVDAGLGPLYMETAEAIQKIAEQAPDEKAFKKKMKALEAEAWEDFLDMTISQAILWAASNIAPEECRSEIAACEPYFIGSHSGASGAWVSGPEDIAPAAYKWGYSNMTTVKGLFAAGDASGASSHKFSSGSHAEGRITAKSMVKFVKENNTMPKADAAKVEAAKARILKPLDLFKEFSGISSDPNVNPNFIKPQQFMFRLQKIMDEYAGGVTSAFKTSNKLCERGLELLAFLKEDAEKLAAAGLYELERCWENVHRMWQAEAHVRTIMFREETRWPGYYFRADKPKMDEANWKCFANIKWDPAADKWSLFKKDIIPLID